One genomic segment of Tursiops truncatus isolate mTurTru1 chromosome 11, mTurTru1.mat.Y, whole genome shotgun sequence includes these proteins:
- the SBF1 gene encoding myotubularin-related protein 5 isoform X4, producing the protein MVTTWQTAPGRRAGRGLGGSLPFISEGVAASLGSAEGQGQILQRFPEKDWEDNPFPQGIELFCQPSGWQLCPERNPPTFFVAVLTDINSERHYCACLTFWEPVEPTQEGLCTEDTAEREEEAGEGGPVGLSTAAPGPPGQLFAPKTLVLVSRLDHAEVFRNSLGLIYTIHVEGLNVGLENVVGNLLTCIIPLAGGSQRTISLGAGDRQVIQTPLTDSLPISRCSVALLFRQLGITNVLSLFCAALTEHKVLFLSRSYQRLSDACRGLLALLFPLRYSFTYVPILPAQLLEVLSTPTPFIIGVNAAFQAEAQELLDVIVADLDGGTVTVPECVHIPPLPEPLQSQTHSILSMVLDPELELADLAFPPPTTSTSSLKMQDKELRAVFLRLFAQLLQGYRWCLHMVRIHPEPVIRFHKAAFLGQRGLVEDDFLMKVLEGMAFAGFVSERGVPYRPTDLFDELVAHEVARMRADDSHPQRVLRHVKELAEQLYKNENPYPAVAMHKVQRPGEASHLRRAPRPFPRLDEGMVQWIVDQATAKMQGAPPAVKAEKKTTVPSGPPMTAILERSSGLHGNSARRLEVVRNCISYVFEGKMLEAKKLLPAVLRALKGRAARRCLAQELHLHVQQNRAVLDHQQFDFVVRMMNCCLQDCTSLDEHGIAAALLPLVTAFCRKLSPGVTQFAYSCVQEHVVWSTPQFWEAMFYGDVQTHIRALYLEPAEDRDPSQVGEALTQEDERSALDVASEQRRLWPTLSREKQQELVQKEESTVFSQAIHYASRMSYLLLPLDSSKSRLLRERAGLGDLESASNSLVTNSMAGSVAESYDTESGFEDAETCDVPGAVVRFINRFVDKVCTESGVTSDHLKGLHVMVPDIVQMHIETLEAVQRESKRLPPIQKPKLLRPRLLPGEECVLDGLRVYLLPDGREEGAGGSRGGPALLPAEGAVFLTTYRVIFTGMPTDPLVGEQVVVRSFPVAALTKEERINIQTPSDQYLPDGLQLRSCTFQLLKMVFDEEVGSDSAELFRKQLHKLRYPPDIRGTFALTLGSAHTPGRPPRATKDKGPSFRTLSRNLMKNAKRTIGRQYVTRKKYSPPSWEHRGQPPPGDQEDEISVSEELEPSTLTPSLALKPSDRMTMSSLVERACCRDYQRLGLGTLSSSLSRAKSEPFRISPVNRMYAICRSYPGLLIVPQSVQDNALQRVSRCYRQNRFPVVCWRSGRSKAVLLRSGGLHGKGVVGLFKAQNAPSPGQSQADSSSLEQEKYLQAVVSSMPRYADASGRNTLSGFSSAHMGSHGKWGSVRAGGRSGGLSTDVGTRLAGMGPPQANGAPPDPGFLRPQRAALYIIGDKAQLKGVRPDPLQQWELVPIEVFETRQVKGSFKKLLKACVPGYPATEPGSASFLCSLEDSEWLIQIHKLLQVSVLVVELLDSGSSVLVSLEDGWDITTQVVSLVQLLSDPFYRTLEGFRLLVEKEWLSFGHRFSHRGAHTLAGQSSGFTPVFLQFLDCVHQVHLQFPMEFEFSPFYLKFLGYHHASHRFRTFLLDSDYERIELGLLYEEKGERRGQAACRSVWEYVERLSKRTPVFYNYLYAPEDAEVLRPYSNVSNLKVWDFYTEETLAEGPPYDWELAQGPPEPPEEERPDGGAPQSRRRVVWPCYDNCPRAQPDAISQLLELWPVGFSLVVVRGLQSTWDPEHVGSLVVAHGLSCLTRDRTCAPCIGRRILNHWTTREAPISLFSMSELQRLETELGRPPERWKDAWDRVKAAQRLEGRQDERGTPSSLLVSSVPHHRRSLGVYLQEGPVGSTLSLSLDSDQSSGSSASGSRQAARRSTSTLYSQFQTAESENRSYEGTLYKKGAFMKPWKARWFVLDKTKHQLRYYDHRVDTECKGFIDLAEVEAVAPGTPTLGAPKTVDEKAFFDVKTTRRVYNFCAQDVPSAQQWVDQIQSCLSDA; encoded by the exons ATGGTTACTACCTGGCAGACCGCtccaggcaggagggcagggaggggactgggTGGTTCCCTGCCATTCATCTCAGAAGGTGTAGCCGCCTCCCTTG GGAGTGCGGAAGGCCAGGGCCAGATCCTGCAGCGCTTCCCAGAGAAGGACTGGGAGGACAACCCGTTCCCCCAGGGCATCGAGCTG TTTTGCCAGCCCAGTGGGTGGCAGCTGTGTCCCGAGAGGAACCCACCGACCTTCTTTGTTGCTGTCCTCACCGATATCAATTCCGAGCGGCACTACTGCGCATGCTTGACTTTCTGGGAGCCCGTGGAGCCCACACAG GAAGGGCTGTGCACCGAGGACACTGCcgagagggaagaggaggcaggTGAGGGAGGCCCAGTGGGACTGTCAACCGCAGCTCCTGGCCCGCCCGGCCAGCTGTTTGCTCCAAAGACGCTGGTACTGGTGTCTCGATTGGACCATGCGGAGGTGTTCAGG AACAGCCTGGGTCTCATCTACACCATCCATGTGGAGGGCCTGAACGTGGGCCTGGAGAACGTGGTTGGGAACCTGCTGACGTGCATCATCCCTCTGGCCGGGGGCTCACAG AGAACCATCTCTTTGGGGGCTGGGGACCGGCAGGTCATCCAGACCCCACTCACCGACTCGCTGCCCATCAGCCGCTGCAGCGTGGCCCTGCTTTTCCGCCAGCTGG GCATCACCAACGTGCTGTCTCTGTTCTGTGCGGCGCTCACGGAGCACAAGGTGCTCTTCCTGTCCCGGAGCTACCAGCGCCTCTCGGACGCCTGCCGGGGACTCCTGGCGCTGCTCTTCCCTCTCAGATACAG TTTCACGTACGTGCCCATCCTGCCGGCGCAGCTCCTGGAGGTGCTCAGCACGCCCACACCCTTCATCATCGGAGTCAACGCtgccttccaggcagaggcccAGGAGCTG CTGGATGTGATTGTAGCTGATCTTGATGGAGGGACGGTGACTGTGCCCGAGTGTGTGCACATTCCACCCCTGCCAGAGCCACTGCAGAGCCAGACGCACAGTATTCTGAGCATG GTCCTGGATCCAGAGCTGGAGCTGGCAGATCTCGCCTTCCCTCCACCTACGACGTCCACTTCCTCCCTGAAGATGCAG GATAAGGAGCTGCGCGCCGTCTTCCTGCGGCTCTTTGCTCAGCTCCTGCAAGGCTACCGCTGGTGTCTGCACATGGTCCGCATCCACCCGGAGCCTGTCATCCGCTTCCATAAG GCAGCCTTCCTGGGCCAGCGTGGGCTGGTGGAGGATGACTTCCTGATGAAGGTGTTGGAGGGCATGGCCTTTGCAGGCTTTGTGTCGGAGCGCGGGGTCCCCTACCGTCCTACGGACCTATTTGATGAG CTGGTGGCCCACGAGGTGGCACGGATGCGGGCGGATGACAGCCACCCCCAGCGTGTCCTGCGTCATGTCAAGGAACTGGCCGAGCAGCTCTACAAGAAC GAGAACCCGTACCCTGCTGTGGCTATGCACAAGGTGCAGAGGCCAGGGGAGGCCAGCCACCTGCGGCGGGCGCCCCGGCCCTTCCCCCGGCTAGACGAGGGCATGGTGCAGTGGATCGTGGATCAGGCCACAGCCAAGATGCAGGGCGCACCCCCGGCCGTGAAGGCCGAGAAGAAGACCACCGTGCCCTCAGGGCCCCCCATGA CCGCCATACTGGAGCGGAGCAGTGGGCTCCACGGCAACAGTGCGCGCCGGCTGGAGGTGGTCCGGAACTGCATCTCCTACGTGTTCGAGGGGAAGATGCTTGAGGCCAAGAAG CTGCTTCCAGCTGTGCTGAGGGCCCTAAAGGGGCGTGCGGCCCGCCGCTGCCTTGCCCAGGAGCTGCACCTGCACGTGCAACAGAACCGGGCGGTCCTTGACCACCAGCAGTTCGACTTCGTGGTCCGCATGATGAACTGCTGTCTGCAG GACTGCACCTCCCTGGATGAGCACGGCATCGCAGCTGCTCTGCTGCCCCTGGTCACTGCCTTCTGCCGG AAGCTGAGCCCAGGGGTGACGCAGTTTGCGTACAGCTGCGTGCAGGAGCACGTAGTGTGGAGCACGCCGCAGTTCTGGGAGGCCATGTTCTATGGGGATGTGCAGACCCACATCCGGGCCCTCTACCTGGAGCCTGCCGAGGACCGAGACCCCTCCCAG GTTGGGGAGGCACTCACACAGGAGGACGAGCGCTCTGCCCTGGACGTGGCATCTGAGCAGAGGCGCCTGTGGCCCACCCTGAGCCGCGAGAAGCAGCAGGAGCTGGTGCAGAAGGAGGAGAGCACGGTGTTCAGCCAGGCCATCCACTACGCCAGTCGCATGAGCTACCTGCTCCTGCCCCTGGACAGCAGCAAGAGCCGGCTGCTCCGGGAGCGCGCAGGGCTGGGCGACCTGGAGAGCGCCAGCAACAGCCTGGTCACCAACAG CATGGCAGGCAGCGTGGCGGAGAGCTATGACACAGAGAGCGGCTTCGAGGATGCAGAGACCTGTGACGTGCCCGGGGCCGTGGTCCGCTTCATCAACCGCTTCGTGGACAAGGTCTGCACAGAGAGTGGGGTCACCAGCGACCACCTCAAGGGGCTGCATGTCATGGTGCCAG ACATCGTCCAGATGCACATCGAGACCCTGGAGGCCgtgcagagagagagcaagaggctGCCCCCCATCCAGAAG CCCAAACTGCTTCGGCCACGCCTGCTGCCCGGTGAGGAGTGTGTGCTGGACGGCCTGCGTGTCTACCTGCTGCCGGATGGGCGCGAGGAGGGTGCCGGGGGCAGCAGGGGTGGCCCCGCACTGCTCCCGGCTGAGGGCGCTGTCTTCCTTACCACGTACCGGGTCATCTTCACGGGGATGCCCACCGACCCCCTGG TGGGGGAACAGGTGGTGGTCCGCTCCTTCCCGGTGGCTGCGCTGACCAAGGAGGAGCGCATTAATATCCAGACCCCCAGTGACCAGTACCTGCCGGACGGGCTGCAGCTGCGCTCCTGCACCTTCCAG CTGCTGAAGATGGTCTTTGACGAGGAGGTGGGGTCTGACAGCGCTGAGCTCTTCCGCAAGCAGCTGCACAAGCTGCGGTATCCACCGGATATCAGGGGCACCTTCGCGCTCACCCTGGGTTCTGCCCACACACCCGGCCGGCCGCCCCGTGCCACCAAGGACAAGGGTCCTTCCTTCAG GACCCTGTCCCGGAACTTGATGAAGAACGCTAAGAGGACCATCGGGCGGCAGTATGTCACCCGGAAGAAGTACAGCCCCCCAAGCTGGGAGCACCGGGGCCAGCCACCCCCTGGGGACCAGGAGGACGAGATCTCAG TGTCAGAGGAGCTGGAGCCCAGCACGCTGACCCCTTCCTTGGCCCTGAAGCCCTCGGACCGCATGACCATGAGTAGCCTGGTGGAGCGGGCGTGCTGCCGGGACTACCAGCGCCTGGGGCTGGGCACGCTGAGCAGCAGCCTGAGCCGCGCGAAATCCGAGCCCTTCCGGATCTCCCCGGTCAACCGCATGTACGCCATCTGCCGCAG CTATCCGGGGCTGCTAATCGTCCCCCAGAGCGTCCAGGACAACGCCCTGCAGCGCGTCTCCCGCTGCTACCGCCAGAACCGCTTCCCGGTGGTCTGTTGGCGCAGCGGACGCTCCAAGGCCGTGCTGCTGCGCTCAGGGGGCCTGCACGGCAAGGGGGTCGTCGGCCTCTTCAAGGCCCAGAACGCGCCTTCTCCGG GCCAGTCCCAGGCCGACTCCAGCAGCCTGGAGCAGGAGAAGTACCTGCAGGCCGTGGTCAGCTCCATGCCGCGCTATGCTGATGCGTCCGGTCGCAACACCCTCAGCGGCTTCTCCTCGGCCCACATGGGCAGTCACG GTAAATGGGGCAGTGTCCGGGCCGGTGGGCGCAGCGGTGGGCTCAGCACTGATGTAGGCACCCGGCTAGCAGGCATGGGTCCCCCCCAGGCCAACGGGGCTCCCCCCGACCCAGGCTTTCTCCGGCCCCAGCGTGCAGCCCTCTACATCATTGGAGACAAAGCCCAGCTCAAG GGTGTACGGCCAGATCCCCTGCAGCAGTGGGAGCTGGTGCCCATCGAGGTATTTGAGACACGGCAGGTGAAAGGCAGCTTCAAGAAGCTGCTGAAGGCGTGTGTCCCCGGCTATCCTGCCACCGAGCCCGGTTCAGCCTCCTTCCTGTGCTCGCTGGAAGACTCAGAGTGGCTGATCCAG ATCCACAAGCTGCTGCAGGTGTCGGTGCTGGTGGTGGAGCTCCTGGACTCGGGCTCCTCTGTCCTGGTGAGCCTGGAGGACGGCTGGGACATCACCACTCAG GTGGTGTCCCTGGTGCAGCTGCTCTCAGACCCCTTCTACCGCACCCTGGAGGGCTTCCGTCTGCTGGTGGAGAAGGAGTGGCTGTCCTTTGGCCATCGCTTCAGCCACCGCGGGGCCCACACCCTGGCCGGGCAAAGCAGCGGCTTCACGCCAGTCTTTTTGCAGTTCTTGGACTGCGTGCACCAG GTCCACCTGCAGTTCCCCATGGAGTTCGAGTTCAGCCCATTCTACCTCAAGTTCCTCGGCTACCATCACGCGTCCCATCGCTTCCGGACCTTCCTGCTGGACTCGGACTACGAACGCATCGAGCTGG GGCTGCTGTATGAGGAGAAGGGGGAGCGCCGGGGCCAGGCGGCCTGCCGCTCGGTGTGGGAGTACGTGGAGCGGCTGAGCAAGAGGACGCCGGTGTTCTACAACTACCTGTACGCGCCCGAGGACGCGGAG GTCCTCCGGCCGTACAGCAACGTGTCCAACCTGAAGGTGTGGGACTTCTACACCGAGGAGACGCTGGCCGAGGGCCCCCCCTATGACTGGGAGCTGGCGCAGGGGCCCCCCGAGCCCCCGGAGGAGGAGCGGCCCGATGGGGGTGCCCCCCAGAGCAGGCGCCGGGTGGTGTGGCCCTGCTACGACAACTGCCCCCGAGCCCAGCCCGACGCCATCTCCCAGCTGCTGGAG ttgtggcccgtcggcttctctctagttgtggtgcgcgggctccagagcacatgggatccagagcatgtgggctctttagttgtggcccatgggcttagttgcctgaccagggatcgaacctgcgctccctgcattggaagacggattcttaaccactggaccaccagggaagcccccataagtctgttttctatgtct GAGCTGCAGCGGCTGGAGACAGAGCTGGGCCGACCCCCTGAGCGTTGGAAGGATGCCTGGGATCGGGTGAAAGCTGCCCAGCGCCTTGAAGGCCGGCAAGACGAACGT ggcaCCCCCAGCTCCCTGTTGGTGTCCAGTGTGCCCCACCACCGCCGCTCGCTGGGTGTGTACCTGCAGGAGGGACCCGTGGGCTCCACCCTGAGCCTCAGCCTGGACAGCGACCAGAGCAGCGGCTCAAGTGCGTCCGGTTCCCGCCAGGCAGCCCGCCGCAGCACCAGCACCCTGTACAGCCAGTTCCAGACAGCTGAGAGCGAGAACAG GTCCTATGAGGGCACCCTGTACAAGAAGGGGGCCTTCATGAAGCCCTGGAAGGCCCGCTGGTTTGTGCTGGACAAGACTAAGCACCAG CTGCGCTACTACGACCACCGAGTGGACACGGAGTGCAAGGGCTTCATCGACCTGGCGGAGGTGGAGGCTGTGGCGCCTGGCACTCCCACTCTGGGTGCCCCCAAGACCGTGGACGAGAAGGCCTTCTTCGAC GTGAAGACGACGCGTCGTGTTTACAACTTCTGTGCCCAGGACGTGCCGTCAGCCCAGCAGTGGGTGGACCAGATCCAGAGCTGCCTGTCGGACGCCTGA